GCACTTTGACCTGAACGAAAGTTCCGACGCAAGCAAGGCTTGGAGCTACACAGCAACCCTCAACGGGAAAATCGCCGGAAGCGGCGCCTATGCGCAGGGCCCGTACGACATCAGCGTAGCGGCATCCGATTTGCAGCAGGGCTACAACCAGTTCCGCGTCATCGTCATGGATACGGTCAAGCACGTGAAACTCGCAGACGTTTCCAAATACTATTTCAACGCCGAAGGCGGCACGATGGCCCTCCCGCAATCGATGCTTGCAGAAAACCGCCAGGACTGGGGTTCCCTCCACTGGGGCAAGAGCATCGAGAACCACGTGATGACCCTCAACGGCGAGCATTTCACGAACGGTTTTTCTACGCATGCGGCATCCGAGACCTCGTTCAATATCGAAGGCAAGTTCCGCGCTTTCCGCACCTCCTTCGGGCTTGACGACGAGAGCCTCTGCAGCGAGGGCGTGTCGATCGAGATTCTCGGCGACGGGAATGTTCTCGCCCAAAGCCCCGTGTTCCAGAGCGGAACCGTACTCTCGCTCTCCGCGAATACGGAAGGCGTGCAGAAGCTGACCCTGAAGACCAAACCCAAGGGAAGCATCGACTGCAGCCACGTCGACTTCGTGAACCCCGTGTTGATACCCTAAGCGGCGATGCCGCAGTTCCTAGTTCTGAGTTCCGAGTTACTGGTCGCTAGTTTATAGTTTGGCGGCGTAGCCACGATTATTTAAACAAACAACTAGTAACTAGTGACTATTGACTAGCAACTATCGAGCAGTAACTATTGACTAATAACTCTTTTTCTATATTAATCGCATGCTCTTATCCGTAATCATACCTGTCTTTAACGAAGAAGAAATTGTTGCCGAAACATACCGCGTCCTGGAGGAAGAACTCAAGGACATCGAACACGAACTCATTTTCGTGAACGACGGTTCCAAGGACAAGACGCGCGAAATCCTCGAAGGACTCCTTCCGGGAAACCCGAACAACAAGATTATCAACTTCAGCCGCAATTTCGGGCACCAGGCCGCATTCAGCGCGGGTCTCGACCATGCGGCAGGCGACGCCGTCGTGATTATCGATGGTGACCTGCAGGATCCTCCGAGCCTCATCCACGAAATGCTCGAAAAGTGGCACGAAGGCTACCAGGTCGTTTACGCCCAGAGGAACAAGCGCAAGGGCGAAACGATTTTCAAACGCTTTACCGCATTCTGCTTCTACCGCCTTATAGGCAAGCTCACGAGCATCGAGATTCCGCCCGACACCGGCGACTTCCGCCTCATGGACCGCTGCGTGGTGGACCAGCTCAAGAACCTCCCCGAAAGGAGCCGCTTCTTGCGCGGGCTCGTCTGCTGGGTAGGCTTCAAGAAGATCGGCGTCAAGTACGACCGCGCCGAACGCACCGCCGGTACATCGAAGTACCCGCTCAAGAAGATGATGCGCCTCGCCTTCGACGGCATTACCGGTTTCAGTTCCGCACCGCTCAAGGTCAGTTTCTACATGGGTGTCATAGCGACCGTCGTAGGCCTCGGCGTACTCGTATGGTCCATTCTCGAAAAGTTCCTCAGCCCCGCGACTACAGTTCCGGGCTGGGCTTCGCTCATGACCGCCATCGTGTTCTTCGCTGGCGTGCAGCTCATGACCATCGGCATTCTCGGTGAATACATCGGGCGAATCTACGACGAAGTCAAGCAGCGTCCGCTCTACATCGAGGACAAGGGAAAACAACGCTAGCCCAAGGCTTTCATGGCCCGAGCACGCAAGACAATCACTCCGGACCCGTATGCCAAACCGATAGCGAAACCGCTACCGCCCGAAAAGAGTTTACCCGGTCACCTGAAGCAGTTCCAGTCGCCGACACGCGCGAACTTTGAACTCGTTAGCCCCTACGGTGCTGCGGGCGACCAGCCGAAAGCCATCGAAGAACTCACCGAAGGTTTCAAGCACGGCGAACAGTTCCAGACGCTCCTCGGCGTGACCGGTTCGGGCAAGACCTTCACGATGGCGAACGTCATCAAGAACGTCGGCAAGCCCACGCTCATCCTCACGCACAACAAGACGCTCGCGGCGCAGCTCTACCAAGAATTCAAGGCGTTCTTCCCGCACAACGCGGTGGAATACTTCGTAAGCTACTACGACTACTTCCAGCCCGAAGCCTACATCCCGCACACAGATACCTTTATCGAAAAAGACGCAAGCATCAACGATGAAATCGACAAGCTCCGCCTGCGCGCCACAGCAAATTTGCTGACCCGCCGCGACGTGATTATCGTAGCCTCGGTAAGCTGCATCTACGGTTTGGGAAGCCCGAGCGAATACTTTGACCTGATGGTGCGTATCCAGAAGGGCGAAATCTACGACCGCGACAAGATTCTGCACGACCTCGTGCGAATTCAATACACGAGAAACGACTTCAGCCTGGAACGCGGTTCCTTCCGCGTGCACGGCGACGTGATAGAAATTCACCCGAGCTACGACGAAGAGGGCCTCCGCATCGAACTTTTCGGCGACGAAGTCGACAGGCTCTGCCGTTTCAACATCGTCACCGGCGAAGTCACGCAGGAACTGAACGAGATGACGGTCGCCCCGGCAAAGCACTTCGTCACTAAAGAAGAAGGCCGCGCGGGAATCCTGCAGCGCATGCAGGTGGAACTGACCGAGCGCCTTGCGGAACTCGACAAGGAAGGCAAAGTGCTGGAATCGGCCCGCCTTTCGAGCCGCACCCGCTACGACATGGAAATGATCCGCGAGACCGGCATGTGCAGCGGCATCGAGAACTACTCCCGCATTATCGAAAACCGCGCACCGGGTACGCGCCCGTTCACGCTTATCGACTACTTCGGCGACGACTGGCTCTTGATGGTCGACGAATCGCACGTGAGCATCCCGCAGGTGGGCGGCATGGCCGAAGGCGACAAATCCCGCAAGACGACTCTTGTGCAGTACGGGTTCCGCCTCCCCTGCGCACTCGACAACCGCCCGATGAACTTCGCCGAATTCGAGTTCATGTACCCAAAGCAGGTGCTCTTTGTGAGCGCCACCCCCGGCGATTACGAACTGAAAAAGACAGGCGGCGTAGTTACCGAACAAATTAACAGGCCGACCGGACTTCTGGACCCAAAAATCGAGATGTTTCCCATCAAGGGCCAGATGGACGTGCTCCTGTACCGCATCGAGGAAGTCGTCAAGAACGGCGACCGAGTGCTGGTCACGACGCTCACCAAGAAGATGGCTCAGGACCTCACCGACTTTTTCGTGGAAGCGGGCATCCGCGCGCGCTACCTGCACAGCGACATCAAGACTCTGGAACGCCACGAACTGATTCGCGGACTCCGCACCGGCGAATTCGACGTGCTCGTGGGCATCAACCTGCTGCGCGAAGGCCTCGACCTGCCCGAAGTGAGCATGGTCGCAATTCTCGATGCCGACAAGGAAGGCTTCTTGCGCAACTACCGCAGCCTCATCCAGACGATGGGACGCGCGAGCCGCAACGTGAACGGCACCGTACTCCTGTTCGCCGACAACATGACCGACAGTCTGGAAAAGGCAGTCACCGAAACCGCCCGCCGCCGCAGCGTGCAGGAAGAATTCAACAAGGAACACGGCATCACGCCGAAATCCGTAACCCGCAAGCTCGAAGACGACTTGAGGATCAACGACCCGCTCGGTGACATCGGTGACGATTCCGTCGACGAGGACTGGGAAGACGAACCTTCGACAGGCTCAGAGAACCTCGGCATCCGCCCGATGGAACCGCTGCAGCCCTCGAGCAAGACGAAAAGAAAAGGTTCTGGAAAGAAAAAGCCGATCCCCGCATCCGCGGGGATGACATACGGCCCGAGCACTTCAAAGCGCGCCGAAAACGCCGAACTGCTCCAGCGAGCCTCCGCATCGTCAAAACTCGAAGACCTAGAACGCCAAATGAAAGAAGCTGCCGCTCGCCTCGATTTCGAGGAAGCAGCCCGCCTGCGCGACATCATCCGCAGCATGGACGCTTGATTTGTGACGTAAATCACAGGAAAATGTACAAAATCCAGCAAAACACCGGCAAATTACCAGTTTTTCCCGCCACTTTTTGTAAACTTACATTTACGTCTGTTGTACATATAAAAACGCTAATATCGGGCGCACCCACATTTTCGCTCGTATAAACTCCCTGCAAATCTATTTTCATAAAAACGCAACCGCAAGGAGCTATAATGAAGCGTATTGGAATGTTTGGAATCGCCTGTGGCACAGCACTGCTCGCAACAACGAGCGCGTTCGCCCTACCCAAGGCATCCGCCCTAGTAGAACCCATGGGCATGGGCTACAACATCGGCAACACCATGGAAGTGCCCGAAAACCCCACCGCCTGGGGCAACCCTCTCCCGACCGCCGCCTACATCAAGGCCATCAAGGCTGCCGGTTTCAACACCGTGCGCATTCCCTGTGCCTGGTACTCCCACTCCGACGCCCTCGCCAAGGATATCGAAGCTAACGGCGGCACAGCCGACAACGATGCCTACACCCACGTAGGCAAGGCAAGCGACTTTACCAACCCCACCATCAACGCCGCCTGGCTCAAGCAGGTGAAAGACGTGGTGGACATGATTATCGCCGAAGGCATGTACGTAGTGCTGAACTCCCATTGGGACGAAGGCTGGCTCGAAGACCGCGTATATGACGGTGTCGCAGCAAGCCCCCGCAGCGGCGCAAACAACATCGCCAACAGCGCAGCCACCACCAAGGCACGCCAGGCCGCCTTCTGGACACAGATCGCCACCTACTTCAAGGACTACGACGAGCACCTCCTCTTTGCTGGCGCCAACGAACCGGGCGTGAACGACCCGTGGAACGGCACCCAGTGGGAATTCGACAACACCCGCATGCAGGTTCTGAAGAGCTACTACGACGCCTTCATCACCTCCGTGCGTAGCGCCGGCGGCAACAACGCCACCCGCACCCTTATCGTGCAGGCTCCGCGTACCGAAATGGACATGGCTCCCATGCTGAGCCAGAACTTCCCCACCGACCCGGCGGGCAGCGGCTACATGATGGCCGAAGTGCATTACTACCCGTATCAGTATTCCTTGTTGAACAAGGACGAAGAATGGGGAACGCAATACTACTATTACACAGGTCTCGCCAGCACCACGGACAAAACCCACAACATGGGCTGGAACGTGTACAGCAACAGCATCGACAACAACGCTCTCGGCACCCCGAACCAGATCAAGAAGGCCTTCGGCGAACTGAAAACCATGTTCTGCGACAAGGGCATCCCCGTGATTATCGGTGAACTCGGCGCCATCAAACGCACGGGCCAGATTACCGACGCCGCGAACCTCAAACTCCACTTGCAGGGCCGCGCCCTCTTCTATGGTGAAGTCGCCAAGAACGCGAAGGCCAACGGCATCGTCCCCTACGTCTGGGATACCGGCGCCGAAGACGACGGCAACATGACCATCATTACCCGCCAGAAGGGCACCTACAGCATTCTCGACCCGGATGTGTTGAACGCCTTGCAGAAGGCCTACGGACAGGAAGGCAACAACCAGAGCAATCTCGACAGCCTGGTCAAGGAAAATGAAGTCCCCGAAACCGGAAACGGCAAGGGCGTGCTCGTGACCTACGCGACCAAGACCACCGACTCCAGCGAAACGGGAACGCTCCGCATCAACCTCTCCAACGACAGCAAGGACCTTTCCAAGTACGTGGGCCTTGAAATCCGCATGAAGGGTTCCGTCGAGACGGCGGGTGGCTGCACCAGCACCGATCCGAAAAAGGAATGTTCCGAATACGGCTGGACCTCCATGGACCTGTTCATGATGACCGGCGGAAGTTGGGCATGGTTCGACGCCAACGTGTTGCAGCAGGCCGACCAGGAACTCGACGCCACCACGTTCCAGACATTCCAAATCAAGTGGGAAGACTTCCGCACCGAACCCACGGGCCTCAATGAAGCGAACGCCATCGGCCTGAACCTCTACGGAACGCAGGTCACCGGCACCATCACTATCGACTACATCAAGGGCATCAAGGCCGACGGCACCACCGAGATTATCGACGATTTCGACAAGAAACCGCAGCTCGAAGGTATCGCCACCGGCAAGATCGTCCCCCTCAGCGGATCCGACGCCATCAAGGCAGTCCGCGTCGCAAGCTCCTCCAAGATGCTCGTGAACGTAAGGCCCGGCATGGTAACCGCCTCGTTCAGCGCTTCGAAGAACGCTCCGGCGAAGGCGACGCTCATGAACAGCATGGGTCAGGTGATCTCGCAGAAGAACTTCACCGCGAACAGGGGCATGAACCGCGTGGAACTCATGAGCGACTACCGCGGCCCCGCAATGCTCGTCGTAAGGCAGGGCAGCCAGCAGCTCGTGCAGAAGATTATGCTGAAGTAAAAAATACCCGGCACTGCTGAGGTGTCTCTGCCGGGGAACACACCTAAGGGTGTGTGGAAGTCCCCCGCGGCATTCGCCGCGGGGGATATTTAATACCGCTCGTTCGTCGTATTGGGTGCTGAACCTCCGGTTTCTCACTCTCCCCGCAAGGGGGACCATGACCACATAAGCGCTAAAGCGCCAAGTGGTCAAAGTGCTCTCGCCGCCACGCCTCATTAAGATGAGGCGCTTACGGCTCACGGGATACCGCTAGTTCGTCGTATTGGATGCTGAAATTAAGACGCAGTCCTTACCACATCTTGTCGTACTTCTTGCGGCTCTTCTCTTCGTCCTTCTTTTCCTGGACAATCGCGTCGATGACGGCGGCGACAGTCAGGTTGAAGATATCGTGCACGGAGGCGTCGGAGTCGGTGAAGTGCACCGGCTTGTTCAGGCCCATCTGCACGGGACCGATGGATTCGCCCACGCCCATCTCGAGGAGCATCTTGCAAGTGGTGTTCGCAGAAGAGAGGCACGGGAAGATGAGCGTGTTGACCGTCTGGCCCTTGAGCTTGTTGAAGGGGTACTTCGTGTCGCGCAATTCCTTGTCGAGCGCCACGTTCACCTGCATTTCGCCGTCGAGCACGTAGTCCGGGAACTGTTCGTGAATCATCTTCACGGCGTCGCGGGCCTTGTTGGCCGTACCGCGGGCGGATTCCTTGTCAGAACCGAAGTTCGCATAGCTGAGCATCGCCATCACCGGTTCGTGAGCGAAGAAGCGCACTGCGTCGTGCGTGAGTTTCGCGATATCCACGAGCGTTTCGGCATCGGGGTCGCGGTTCACGAGAGTGTCGGCCAAGAAGAACGTGCCCTTGCGGGTGCTGAGGATGTGCATGGCACCGAAGTGCTTGTATTCCTCGCGGATGCCGATGATTTCCTTCGCGAGTTCGATGGTCTCGGAGTACTTGGAGTAACCGCCGGTAATGAGTGCGTCGGCATCCCCGAGCTTCACCATCATCATGCCGTAATGGTTCGGTTCGAACATGTCGTCACGGGCCTCTTCGAAGGTCACGCCGTTGCGGCCGTTCTCTTCGGCATAGATTTCGGCGTACTTGCGGCGGCGTTCGAATTCTTCCGGCGAACGCGGGTTCACAATCTTGATCCCCGTAAGGTCGAGCTGTTCCTTCTGCGCCATCATCTGGATGCGTTCAGCGTTGCCCAACAGAATCGGGTGCGCAATACCTTCGACCTTCGCCTGGACGGCGGCCTTGAGCATGTTGAGGTTTCCGCCTTCGGCAAACACCACGCGCTTCGGGTTGCTGCGGGCGGTATCGCTGAACTGACGGATGAGCTTGTTGTCGTAACCCATCATGTCACGGAGCTTGTCGTAGTAGGCGTCCCAATCGGTAATGGGCTTGCGGGCCACGCCACTTTCGATAGCGGCCTTCGCGACAGCGATAGAGACTTCCGTGAGCAGGCGCGGATCCAAGGGCTTCGGAATCAAGTATTCCTTGCCGAACGTAAAACGCTGGGCGTTGTAGGCGATATTCACCACATCCGGAACCGGCTTGTGGGCGAGCGTCGCAATGGCGCGGACAGCGGCATGCTTCATGTGTTCGTTGATGCAGGTCGCGCGCACGTCGAGGGCGCCACGGAAAATGTAGGGGAAACCGATGACGTTGTTCACCTGGTTCGGGTAGTCGCTGCGGCCCGTCGCAAAAATCAAGTCGCCGCGGCTCGCCATGGCCTCTTCGTAACTGATTTCGGGAGTCGGGTTCGCGAGCGCGAAGACGATCGGCTGATCGGCCATGCTGCGGACCATTTCGCGGGTAAGGATGTTACCCTTCGAAAGACCCACGAACACGTCGGCGCCCTTCATGGCGTCTTCGAGCGTCTCGATATCGGTGCGGTCGGTCGCAAAGAAGGCCTTCGCTTCGGTAAGGCCCTTGCGGTCCTTGCGAATAACGCCCTTGCTGTCGCACATCACCAAGTTTTCCTTCTTGAGACCCAACGACAGGTAGAGTCGCGTGCAGGCGCAAGCGGCAGCACCCGCACCGTTCACCACCATCTTCACGTCACGGATGCTCTTGCCCGCCACTTCGATGGCGTTGAGCAAACCCGCAGAAGAAATGATGGCCGTACCGTGCTGGTCGTCGTGCATCACGGGGATGTCGAGTTCGGCCTTCAGCGTGTCTTCGATTTCAAAGCATTCCGGAGCCTTGATATCTTCGAGGTTGATACCGCCGAACGTCGGGGCGATACCCTTCACAATCTCGATGAACTTCTTCGGATCCTTCTCGTTGATTTCGATGTCGAACACGTCGATGCCAGCGTAAATCTTGAACAGGAGCGCCTTGCCTTCCATCACCGGCTTGCCCGCGAGCGCGCCGATGTCACCGAGGCCGAGCACCGCGGTACCGTTCGAAATCACCGCGACCAGGTTTCCCTTGCCCGTGTATTCGTAAGCGAGATTGTTGTCCTTCTCGATTTCCAAGCAGGGGGCGGCTACGCCCGGAGTGTAAGCGAGTCCCAAGTCCGTCTGTGTGCTGTGCGGCTTGGTCGGCACGATTTCGATTTTGCCGGGTTTGCCCATGGCGTGGTATTCGAGGGCTTTTTCCTTCAAATCCTTACTCATCTTGGCTCCTTTCCGCCGGATAACCGCGCGGAGCTTCATTTTTCGGCGCCAAATATAGAAAAAAGTTTACAAAAGGCCAAGGGTGCACAAATTGGCCATTTTTCGCCCATTTGGAGCAAAAAAACACCCTTCTTTTTCAAGAAAACAATAGTTGGGCGTTCCCCGGCTCGCATGTGTCATCCTGAGCGAAGCCCATAGGGCGAAGTCGAAGGATCCAGACCCCAGTTGTTTTGAAGGTCGCCGGGTCGGGCTATACTCGCCTTGCCCTGCAAGGCTCACCGAGCCTCGCTACGCGAGTCTCGGCACTAGCGTGTAACTATCCCTAACGCGAATGCAAGGGGAAAAACTCTATTGACTTTCCTAGATGATTATTGTATATTATTTCTTGATGACAGGGTGGCAGACCAATCCACCTAAGATAAAAAAGAAAGGTCAATCAATGACAGGGTGGCAGACCAGCCCACCTAAGATAAAAAAGAAAGGTCAATCAATGACAGGGTGGCAGACCAGCCCACCTAAGATAAAAAAGAAAGGTCTAGGATGAGCCGTATTTCATTTAATATGAAATACGGCTTTTTTTTTTGTTTAAAGGAAATAAAACATGAAGCTCGCACAAACTGTCTTTCTAAAAAAATCGTTTTTTGAGCAACACAAAGACCATAAAGAAATTCTAGTCAACAAAACCGGACGACCTTACCTGTCACTCATCATTGAATGCTGCGGAAAAACATTCGCCATTCCATTTCGTACAAACATTAGGCACCCCTACGCTTTTGTATTCAAAACTTCTGGCAGAACTTCCGAAGAAAAGAAAGGCATTCCTGGCATTGACTTTACAAAAGCGGTCGTCATTCAACAAGACGATATCGAAAGGCAATGCACCATTGACAAATGATTAAAGGCCTTTTCGCATCCAACCGGTCAAAATTTTTGGCCAATTGATGTTAGAGGCATCCCCTTTCTTAAAAAACATACGAATTACAAATTGTGTTTTTCTTTAAAGTTTTTATAATGCCACTTCAAATAATGGCGTCTTTCGCAATCTATATAATCATATGCAATCTTTTTTTCATGCAAATAAAGAAATTCCTTCTCGTTTTTGATATCCTCTATATATTCAACTTTTCCCGTTTCTGGATTTATTGTCATATAGTTTGAATTTTCAAACAATTTATCACAAACAGGGCACATCAGCAACCCGTTATTGGGATTCATCGCATCATATGTGTCGTCGCATTTCGCATATGGTTTGATATGGCTAGCGATAAGAAAATTTTCGTAAGCAAAACCACAAATTGGGCATTGATGAGGAGTCTTTTGCAAAAGACCATTTCTAAATTCCCCTTGAACAGTACGTACTTTATTTCCTCCTACAAATTTGTATAATTCTCCTTGAGATTTTCTCTCACGAACAATACCTTGTTTTGCATCAAGCATATCCAATTTTGTATCAGCAACGCTAATTGAAAAACTGTCCAAGTAATCATCAACTTGCTTATATTCAGGCATTTTCACAGCTAAGTAGGGACGCAATGTTTCTATAATATAGGATTCAGACATATTATCTAGATATGCATTCTTTTTGGGAAGTTCTTGATTAGCTCTACTTCCTTGGACGTTCAGTGCAATATCGGTTCTAGAAACTATATTTTCAGTTACATTCCCCGTTCGGGTAACCATATTCATTCTATTAGCATAGTTTAACACAACAATTGGATATTTGGGGGTGAACATAGACCACAACGCATTTGGGTCCTTTACTCGAGCATCAATTGCCGCATATTTTTTTCGATAAGATTCATATTGGTACTGCTTTGCTGCTAAAGTAGGCGCAGAACAAAAACTTAAATAATTATTCCACAAATCATGTTCATTAAATATTGAATAAACAAGTAAATAATGGAATATATACGCATTTTCAAAACTTGAACTGTATATATCCAAAACGTCATTATCAACAATTTCGTAAACATCCGGTGAGTCACATTTCATCGCATTTACAAATCGCAAAAGAGCCAAGGCTTCCGTAAAGTAATTACCTACCTGTGCTGCATCCCTAAGGCAGAACAAGTCTCTTATATATTCGTTTTCAAGTTCCCTTTTATCTCTCCTATAAATATTTCCAAATCGATATCTCTGTATAAAGCGGGACACAAAAAACATTGTATCAAATCCATATGATTTGTCAGCAAGGAATCTCCCCTCCTCTCGTTTTACCTGCTTTTTTAGAGAAAGCCCTTTGCATTTTGTAAGAATTGTCTCAACAATTTTTTGATTAAATCTCATTTTTTCACCCCTATATAATAAACTGAACAGTCGTCAATGTTGAGTGTGAATTTCGAATAACTTTTCACAATGGCATAATATTTTCTAAAACTCGGTGTAGCATAAAGACGGAGATCTATTTTTTTCAAGTTTTTTTGAGGAATTAAAATGACGATACTTCCATTTGGAATCGTATTTCTAGGAAGGATTGCTGCACGGGTATTGTAGGTAAAGTTCGGCATAATAACAGCATTCGAATTAAGATACGTTCCGACAGCAAAACAAGAAACATTATCAACAAACTTATCATAACCCGGCTTGCAGACTATCGAACCATCATCCTGTATGTTTTTTGAACGTAGAACTCGTATTCTTCCAGAATCAGAAAGAGCGGCATTTGTTATTGACCTGTCTCTAAAGAAATCGAAAACTCCTAACCGCAGAGTTTTGATATAATTATCAAACCACGCATCCCTGTAAAGCAGCCAAAGCTTCTCATGGTAAATGTATCCCTGAGGTTTTTCATACTTTTTGTCATTAATAAAGTCCGTAATTTCCGTATTTGCGGAATATTTTTTTGAAAAATGAATTGAGATTATTTCAACAAATACTTTTTCAAAAAACTTAACTCCAAAATCACAGATTCTCACTATAGGATAGGTTTCATAAGTCTTACGTACAGAGAAAAACTCGTCTGCTATCGCAAAATTTTTGGGAATGACACAAACAATCTCAGTTGCGACATTATAAATCTTAAGAAGGAATAGGGCAAATAGATTCGAAGTCCTATGAGCACCATTGGTCAAAAGAGGATACTTTTCTTTTGTCTTTCCATACGGCGGATTGGTGACAACTAAATCGTATTTTTCCTGCAACGGGAAAGTCAAAAAATCCGCATTGAATATATTCAGTTCGACATTAACGCCTAGTTTTATTTTCTTCAATGATTCTTGTAATGACTTTATCGTTTCCGCATCAATCTCAACACAATCTATGATTATCTTTTCGGCATTTGAAAAAAGTGTTGTCAGTTGAGGAATGAAAGCTCCAAGACCAACTGCGGGTTCTAAAATCCGAATAATTGGCGATTCTATCTTTATTTTTCGAATACTTTCGTATACAACACGTTGACTAGTATAAAAAGAACCCCGTTCTTTTGCATCAACAATCATCTTTTCCTTGAGATAGGTGTCGATATAAAAATTTTTGAGCAGTTTATTGTCTTTCAGGTACAAATCCAACTGTTTAGTATCATATTCTGCAACGAATTCCTCAAATTCAAGCATTGTATTGATGTTTTGTGCTATTTGAGCAACAATTCCTGTCGGAACCGCCTCACCAATACAGCGACGAATATTCAATTCATTGTCTTTTAAAAAAAGTTCAGGGTCTTTAATCTTGTTTAACGACGTAGATGACCATTGGAAATCGTCAGGAATAGTCATAAGGCGCATTAATTCACGAATGCTCAAAACTCGATTGTCTCTTGGATGAATCGTATCTTGGCTTGCTAATTGATCATTACGAGTGGCAATACAAGCGCACGGTTTGTCCCAAAAAAGCCGCCGATATTTATTTCCCATATAAGCGCCTTTATTGGCAACTTTTTCCCCAGACTTATTCAACTGAAAGGGTCTTCTATTCGGATCCTCATTTTCAAACGCACTTTGCCCCTCTTTCAATTCAGAAATCCAACTTTGCATATGACGAGGATATTCACGAAAGAAATGATATATATCCTCTGGATCCCTCTCCCCGTATTTTAAAGGGCGAAGATTTCCAATAACTTGTCTTAAGGTTATTTCCGTCTGCCTTAT
Above is a genomic segment from Fibrobacter sp. containing:
- a CDS encoding NADP-dependent malic enzyme translates to MSKDLKEKALEYHAMGKPGKIEIVPTKPHSTQTDLGLAYTPGVAAPCLEIEKDNNLAYEYTGKGNLVAVISNGTAVLGLGDIGALAGKPVMEGKALLFKIYAGIDVFDIEINEKDPKKFIEIVKGIAPTFGGINLEDIKAPECFEIEDTLKAELDIPVMHDDQHGTAIISSAGLLNAIEVAGKSIRDVKMVVNGAGAAACACTRLYLSLGLKKENLVMCDSKGVIRKDRKGLTEAKAFFATDRTDIETLEDAMKGADVFVGLSKGNILTREMVRSMADQPIVFALANPTPEISYEEAMASRGDLIFATGRSDYPNQVNNVIGFPYIFRGALDVRATCINEHMKHAAVRAIATLAHKPVPDVVNIAYNAQRFTFGKEYLIPKPLDPRLLTEVSIAVAKAAIESGVARKPITDWDAYYDKLRDMMGYDNKLIRQFSDTARSNPKRVVFAEGGNLNMLKAAVQAKVEGIAHPILLGNAERIQMMAQKEQLDLTGIKIVNPRSPEEFERRRKYAEIYAEENGRNGVTFEEARDDMFEPNHYGMMMVKLGDADALITGGYSKYSETIELAKEIIGIREEYKHFGAMHILSTRKGTFFLADTLVNRDPDAETLVDIAKLTHDAVRFFAHEPVMAMLSYANFGSDKESARGTANKARDAVKMIHEQFPDYVLDGEMQVNVALDKELRDTKYPFNKLKGQTVNTLIFPCLSSANTTCKMLLEMGVGESIGPVQMGLNKPVHFTDSDASVHDIFNLTVAAVIDAIVQEKKDEEKSRKKYDKMW
- a CDS encoding glycosyltransferase family 2 protein translates to MLLSVIIPVFNEEEIVAETYRVLEEELKDIEHELIFVNDGSKDKTREILEGLLPGNPNNKIINFSRNFGHQAAFSAGLDHAAGDAVVIIDGDLQDPPSLIHEMLEKWHEGYQVVYAQRNKRKGETIFKRFTAFCFYRLIGKLTSIEIPPDTGDFRLMDRCVVDQLKNLPERSRFLRGLVCWVGFKKIGVKYDRAERTAGTSKYPLKKMMRLAFDGITGFSSAPLKVSFYMGVIATVVGLGVLVWSILEKFLSPATTVPGWASLMTAIVFFAGVQLMTIGILGEYIGRIYDEVKQRPLYIEDKGKQR
- a CDS encoding glycoside hydrolase family 5 protein, whose protein sequence is MKRIGMFGIACGTALLATTSAFALPKASALVEPMGMGYNIGNTMEVPENPTAWGNPLPTAAYIKAIKAAGFNTVRIPCAWYSHSDALAKDIEANGGTADNDAYTHVGKASDFTNPTINAAWLKQVKDVVDMIIAEGMYVVLNSHWDEGWLEDRVYDGVAASPRSGANNIANSAATTKARQAAFWTQIATYFKDYDEHLLFAGANEPGVNDPWNGTQWEFDNTRMQVLKSYYDAFITSVRSAGGNNATRTLIVQAPRTEMDMAPMLSQNFPTDPAGSGYMMAEVHYYPYQYSLLNKDEEWGTQYYYYTGLASTTDKTHNMGWNVYSNSIDNNALGTPNQIKKAFGELKTMFCDKGIPVIIGELGAIKRTGQITDAANLKLHLQGRALFYGEVAKNAKANGIVPYVWDTGAEDDGNMTIITRQKGTYSILDPDVLNALQKAYGQEGNNQSNLDSLVKENEVPETGNGKGVLVTYATKTTDSSETGTLRINLSNDSKDLSKYVGLEIRMKGSVETAGGCTSTDPKKECSEYGWTSMDLFMMTGGSWAWFDANVLQQADQELDATTFQTFQIKWEDFRTEPTGLNEANAIGLNLYGTQVTGTITIDYIKGIKADGTTEIIDDFDKKPQLEGIATGKIVPLSGSDAIKAVRVASSSKMLVNVRPGMVTASFSASKNAPAKATLMNSMGQVISQKNFTANRGMNRVELMSDYRGPAMLVVRQGSQQLVQKIMLK
- the uvrB gene encoding excinuclease ABC subunit UvrB, translating into MARARKTITPDPYAKPIAKPLPPEKSLPGHLKQFQSPTRANFELVSPYGAAGDQPKAIEELTEGFKHGEQFQTLLGVTGSGKTFTMANVIKNVGKPTLILTHNKTLAAQLYQEFKAFFPHNAVEYFVSYYDYFQPEAYIPHTDTFIEKDASINDEIDKLRLRATANLLTRRDVIIVASVSCIYGLGSPSEYFDLMVRIQKGEIYDRDKILHDLVRIQYTRNDFSLERGSFRVHGDVIEIHPSYDEEGLRIELFGDEVDRLCRFNIVTGEVTQELNEMTVAPAKHFVTKEEGRAGILQRMQVELTERLAELDKEGKVLESARLSSRTRYDMEMIRETGMCSGIENYSRIIENRAPGTRPFTLIDYFGDDWLLMVDESHVSIPQVGGMAEGDKSRKTTLVQYGFRLPCALDNRPMNFAEFEFMYPKQVLFVSATPGDYELKKTGGVVTEQINRPTGLLDPKIEMFPIKGQMDVLLYRIEEVVKNGDRVLVTTLTKKMAQDLTDFFVEAGIRARYLHSDIKTLERHELIRGLRTGEFDVLVGINLLREGLDLPEVSMVAILDADKEGFLRNYRSLIQTMGRASRNVNGTVLLFADNMTDSLEKAVTETARRRSVQEEFNKEHGITPKSVTRKLEDDLRINDPLGDIGDDSVDEDWEDEPSTGSENLGIRPMEPLQPSSKTKRKGSGKKKPIPASAGMTYGPSTSKRAENAELLQRASASSKLEDLERQMKEAAARLDFEEAARLRDIIRSMDA